One segment of Peromyscus leucopus breed LL Stock chromosome 5, UCI_PerLeu_2.1, whole genome shotgun sequence DNA contains the following:
- the Hook2 gene encoding protein Hook homolog 2 isoform X2, giving the protein MSVDKAELCGSLLTWLQTFQVPPPCASPQDLSSGLAIAHVLNQIDPSWFNDAWLQGITEDPSPSWRSKVRKLEKILQSLMEYSKDVLGHPVSEQHLPDVSLIGELSDPAELGKLLQLVLGCAISCEKKQEYIQRIMTLEESVQHVVMEAIQELMTKDTPDSLSPETYGNFDTQSRRYYFLSEEVEEGDELQQHYLDLERQLVLLSEEKQNLAQENAALRERVGRSEVESAPGLTAKKLLLLQSQLEQLQEENFRLESSREDERLRCMELEREVTELQQRNQALSSLSQEAQALKDEMDELRQSSERARQLEATLQSCRRRLGELRELRRQVRQLEERNAGHAERTRQLEEELRRAGSLRAQLETQRRQVQELQSQWHEEAMKAEKWLFECRNLEEKCDLVTKEKERLLAERDSLREANEELRCAQLQPRGLTQADLSLDPTPSGLENLAAEILPAELRETLLRLQLENKRLCQQEAADRERQEELQRHLEEANRARHGLETQHRLNQQQLSELRAQVEDLQKALQEQGAKAEDPTLLKRKLEDHLQKLHEADLELQRKREYIEELEPPTDSSTARRIEELQDSLQKKDADLQAMEERYRRYVDKVIQTLEPKQQAPPGVSQELHTLRTQLWERNMRIRHLEMDYEKSRSQREQEEKLLISAWYSMGMALEQRAGDEQGPAHAQSFLAQQRLATNARRGPLGRLASLSLRPTDKH; this is encoded by the exons ATGAGTGTGGACAAGGCCGAGCTATGCGGGTCTCTGCTCACCTGG TTGCAGACGTTCCAAGTTCCACCTCCCTGTGCCAGCCCCCAGGACCTGAGCAGCGGACTCGCCATAGCCCATGTGCTGAATCAGAT AGACCCCTCCTGGTTCAACGACGCATGGCTCCAGGGCatcacagaggacccaagtcccaGCTGGAGATCGAAG GTCAGGAAACTGGAGAAGATCTTACAGAGCTTGATGGAATACTCAAAGGAT GTCCTGGGGCATCCTGTATCCGAACAGCACCTTCCAGATGTCAGCCTTATTGGTGAACTCTCAGATCCTGCAGAGCTCGGCAAACTGCTTCAGTTGGTACTGGGCTGTGCTATCAGTTGTGAGAAAAAACAGG AATATATCCAGAGAATTATGACACTGGAGGAATCTGTTCAACATGTAGTGATGGAAGCCATCCAGGAG CTCATGACAAAAGACACTCCTGATTCCCTGTCGCCGGAGACTTATGGGAACTTTGATACACAG TCCCGAAGATACTATTTCCTGagtgaggaggtggaggagggtgaTGAACTTCAGCAACACTACCTGGATCTGGAACGGCAG CTTGTGCTCCTTTCGGAGGAGAAGCAGAATCTGGCACAAGAGAATGCTGCCCTACGGGAGCGGGTGGGCCGCTCGGAGGTGGAGAGTGCACCAGGCCTCACTGCTAAGAAGCTGTTGCTCCTGCAGTCACAGCTGGAACAGCTGCAAGAGGAGAACTTCAG GCTGGAGAGCAGCCGCGAAGATGAGCGGCTGCGCTGCATGGAGCTGGAGCGGGAGGTCACTGAGCTGCAGCAGCGGAACCAAGCCCTGAGCAGCCTATCCCAGGAGGCACAAGCGCTGAAGGACGAGATGGACGAGCTTCG GCAGTCCTCCGAACGCGCAAGGCAGCTGGAGGCCACTTTGCAGAGCTGCCGACGCCGCCTGGGTGAGCTGCGGGAGCTCAGACGGCAGGTGCGGCAGCTGGAGGAGCGCAACGCGGGCCACGCGGAACGCACGCGGCAGCTGGAAGAGGAGCTGCGCCGTGCGGGATCCCTGCGTGCCCAGCTCGAGACCCAGCGCAGGCAG GTGCAGGAGTTGCAGAGCCAGTGGCACGAAGAGGCCATGAAGGCCGAGAAATGGTTGTTTGAATGCCGGAACCTAGAGGAAAAGTGTGACTTGGTGACAAAGGAGAAGGAG CGGTTATTGGCTGAGAGGGACTCCCTGAGGGAGGCCAATGAGGAGCTCCGCTGTGCCCAGCTGCAGCCGAGGGGATTGACTCAGGCTG aCCTCTCGCTGGATCCTACCCCTTCTGGCCTTGAAAACTTAGCCGCAGAGATCCTACCTGCAGAGCTCAG GGAGACGCTCCTGCGGCTTCAGCTGGAGAACAAGCGACTGTGCCAGCAGGAGGCCGCGGAccgggagagacaggaggagctgcAGCGCCACCTGGAGGAGGCCAACCGTGCACGCCATGGGCTGGAGACGCAGCACCG GCTGAACCAGCAGCAGCTGTCTGAGCTGAGGGCCCAGGTGGAAGATCTACAGAAAGCCTTGCAGGAGCAGGGGGCCAAGGCAGAGGAC cccaccctgctgaagaggaagctggaggatcaTCT GCAGAAGCTGCATGAGGCCGATCTGGAGCTGCAGAGGAAGCGCGAATACATCGAGGAGTTGGAGCCTCCCACCGACAGCAGTA CGGCGCGTCGGATTGAGGAGCTGCAGGACAGCCTGCAGAAGAAGGATGCAGACTTGcaggccatggaggaacgctaCCGCCGCTATGTGGATAAG GTCATTCAGACCCTGGAACCCAAGCAGCAGGCACCCCCTGGGGTGTCCCAGGAACTCCACACCCTGAGGACACAGCTCTGGGAGCGAAATATGAGAATCCGGCACCTGGAG ATGGACTATGAGAAGAGTCGGAGTCAGCGGGAGCAGGAGGAAAAGCTGCTCATCAGTGCCTGGTACAGCATG GGCATGGCCTTGGAGCAACGGGCTGGGGACGAGCAGGGTCCTGCCCACGCCCAGTCCTTCCTGGCGCAGCAAAGACTGGCCACCAATGCACGCCGAGGACCCCTGGGACGCCTGGCTTCTCTGAGCCTTCGTCCCACTGACAAGCACTGA
- the Hook2 gene encoding protein Hook homolog 2 isoform X3, with amino-acid sequence MSVDKAELCGSLLTWLQTFQVPPPCASPQDLSSGLAIAHVLNQIDPSWFNDAWLQGITEDPSPSWRSKVRKLEKILQSLMEYSKDVLGHPVSEQHLPDVSLIGELSDPAELGKLLQLVLGCAISCEKKQEYIQRIMTLEESVQHVVMEAIQELMTKDTPDSLSPETYGNFDTQSRRYYFLSEEVEEGDELQQHYLDLERQLVLLSEEKQNLAQENAALRERVGRSEVESAPGLTAKKLLLLQSQLEQLQEENFRLESSREDERLRCMELEREVTELQQRNQALSSLSQEAQALKDEMDELRQSSERARQLEATLQSCRRRLGELRELRRQVRQLEERNAGHAERTRQLEEELRRAGSLRAQLETQRRQVQELQSQWHEEAMKAEKWLFECRNLEEKCDLVTKEKERLLAERDSLREANEELRCAQLQPRGLTQADLSLDPTPSGLENLAAEILPAELRETLLRLQLENKRLCQQEAADRERQEELQRHLEEANRARHGLETQHRQKLHEADLELQRKREYIEELEPPTDSSTARRIEELQDSLQKKDADLQAMEERYRRYVDKARSVIQTLEPKQQAPPGVSQELHTLRTQLWERNMRIRHLEMDYEKSRSQREQEEKLLISAWYSMGMALEQRAGDEQGPAHAQSFLAQQRLATNARRGPLGRLASLSLRPTDKH; translated from the exons ATGAGTGTGGACAAGGCCGAGCTATGCGGGTCTCTGCTCACCTGG TTGCAGACGTTCCAAGTTCCACCTCCCTGTGCCAGCCCCCAGGACCTGAGCAGCGGACTCGCCATAGCCCATGTGCTGAATCAGAT AGACCCCTCCTGGTTCAACGACGCATGGCTCCAGGGCatcacagaggacccaagtcccaGCTGGAGATCGAAG GTCAGGAAACTGGAGAAGATCTTACAGAGCTTGATGGAATACTCAAAGGAT GTCCTGGGGCATCCTGTATCCGAACAGCACCTTCCAGATGTCAGCCTTATTGGTGAACTCTCAGATCCTGCAGAGCTCGGCAAACTGCTTCAGTTGGTACTGGGCTGTGCTATCAGTTGTGAGAAAAAACAGG AATATATCCAGAGAATTATGACACTGGAGGAATCTGTTCAACATGTAGTGATGGAAGCCATCCAGGAG CTCATGACAAAAGACACTCCTGATTCCCTGTCGCCGGAGACTTATGGGAACTTTGATACACAG TCCCGAAGATACTATTTCCTGagtgaggaggtggaggagggtgaTGAACTTCAGCAACACTACCTGGATCTGGAACGGCAG CTTGTGCTCCTTTCGGAGGAGAAGCAGAATCTGGCACAAGAGAATGCTGCCCTACGGGAGCGGGTGGGCCGCTCGGAGGTGGAGAGTGCACCAGGCCTCACTGCTAAGAAGCTGTTGCTCCTGCAGTCACAGCTGGAACAGCTGCAAGAGGAGAACTTCAG GCTGGAGAGCAGCCGCGAAGATGAGCGGCTGCGCTGCATGGAGCTGGAGCGGGAGGTCACTGAGCTGCAGCAGCGGAACCAAGCCCTGAGCAGCCTATCCCAGGAGGCACAAGCGCTGAAGGACGAGATGGACGAGCTTCG GCAGTCCTCCGAACGCGCAAGGCAGCTGGAGGCCACTTTGCAGAGCTGCCGACGCCGCCTGGGTGAGCTGCGGGAGCTCAGACGGCAGGTGCGGCAGCTGGAGGAGCGCAACGCGGGCCACGCGGAACGCACGCGGCAGCTGGAAGAGGAGCTGCGCCGTGCGGGATCCCTGCGTGCCCAGCTCGAGACCCAGCGCAGGCAG GTGCAGGAGTTGCAGAGCCAGTGGCACGAAGAGGCCATGAAGGCCGAGAAATGGTTGTTTGAATGCCGGAACCTAGAGGAAAAGTGTGACTTGGTGACAAAGGAGAAGGAG CGGTTATTGGCTGAGAGGGACTCCCTGAGGGAGGCCAATGAGGAGCTCCGCTGTGCCCAGCTGCAGCCGAGGGGATTGACTCAGGCTG aCCTCTCGCTGGATCCTACCCCTTCTGGCCTTGAAAACTTAGCCGCAGAGATCCTACCTGCAGAGCTCAG GGAGACGCTCCTGCGGCTTCAGCTGGAGAACAAGCGACTGTGCCAGCAGGAGGCCGCGGAccgggagagacaggaggagctgcAGCGCCACCTGGAGGAGGCCAACCGTGCACGCCATGGGCTGGAGACGCAGCACCG GCAGAAGCTGCATGAGGCCGATCTGGAGCTGCAGAGGAAGCGCGAATACATCGAGGAGTTGGAGCCTCCCACCGACAGCAGTA CGGCGCGTCGGATTGAGGAGCTGCAGGACAGCCTGCAGAAGAAGGATGCAGACTTGcaggccatggaggaacgctaCCGCCGCTATGTGGATAAGGCACGCTCG GTCATTCAGACCCTGGAACCCAAGCAGCAGGCACCCCCTGGGGTGTCCCAGGAACTCCACACCCTGAGGACACAGCTCTGGGAGCGAAATATGAGAATCCGGCACCTGGAG ATGGACTATGAGAAGAGTCGGAGTCAGCGGGAGCAGGAGGAAAAGCTGCTCATCAGTGCCTGGTACAGCATG GGCATGGCCTTGGAGCAACGGGCTGGGGACGAGCAGGGTCCTGCCCACGCCCAGTCCTTCCTGGCGCAGCAAAGACTGGCCACCAATGCACGCCGAGGACCCCTGGGACGCCTGGCTTCTCTGAGCCTTCGTCCCACTGACAAGCACTGA
- the Hook2 gene encoding protein Hook homolog 2 isoform X1, giving the protein MSVDKAELCGSLLTWLQTFQVPPPCASPQDLSSGLAIAHVLNQIDPSWFNDAWLQGITEDPSPSWRSKVRKLEKILQSLMEYSKDVLGHPVSEQHLPDVSLIGELSDPAELGKLLQLVLGCAISCEKKQEYIQRIMTLEESVQHVVMEAIQELMTKDTPDSLSPETYGNFDTQSRRYYFLSEEVEEGDELQQHYLDLERQLVLLSEEKQNLAQENAALRERVGRSEVESAPGLTAKKLLLLQSQLEQLQEENFRLESSREDERLRCMELEREVTELQQRNQALSSLSQEAQALKDEMDELRQSSERARQLEATLQSCRRRLGELRELRRQVRQLEERNAGHAERTRQLEEELRRAGSLRAQLETQRRQVQELQSQWHEEAMKAEKWLFECRNLEEKCDLVTKEKERLLAERDSLREANEELRCAQLQPRGLTQADLSLDPTPSGLENLAAEILPAELRETLLRLQLENKRLCQQEAADRERQEELQRHLEEANRARHGLETQHRLNQQQLSELRAQVEDLQKALQEQGAKAEDPTLLKRKLEDHLQKLHEADLELQRKREYIEELEPPTDSSTARRIEELQDSLQKKDADLQAMEERYRRYVDKARSVIQTLEPKQQAPPGVSQELHTLRTQLWERNMRIRHLEMDYEKSRSQREQEEKLLISAWYSMGMALEQRAGDEQGPAHAQSFLAQQRLATNARRGPLGRLASLSLRPTDKH; this is encoded by the exons ATGAGTGTGGACAAGGCCGAGCTATGCGGGTCTCTGCTCACCTGG TTGCAGACGTTCCAAGTTCCACCTCCCTGTGCCAGCCCCCAGGACCTGAGCAGCGGACTCGCCATAGCCCATGTGCTGAATCAGAT AGACCCCTCCTGGTTCAACGACGCATGGCTCCAGGGCatcacagaggacccaagtcccaGCTGGAGATCGAAG GTCAGGAAACTGGAGAAGATCTTACAGAGCTTGATGGAATACTCAAAGGAT GTCCTGGGGCATCCTGTATCCGAACAGCACCTTCCAGATGTCAGCCTTATTGGTGAACTCTCAGATCCTGCAGAGCTCGGCAAACTGCTTCAGTTGGTACTGGGCTGTGCTATCAGTTGTGAGAAAAAACAGG AATATATCCAGAGAATTATGACACTGGAGGAATCTGTTCAACATGTAGTGATGGAAGCCATCCAGGAG CTCATGACAAAAGACACTCCTGATTCCCTGTCGCCGGAGACTTATGGGAACTTTGATACACAG TCCCGAAGATACTATTTCCTGagtgaggaggtggaggagggtgaTGAACTTCAGCAACACTACCTGGATCTGGAACGGCAG CTTGTGCTCCTTTCGGAGGAGAAGCAGAATCTGGCACAAGAGAATGCTGCCCTACGGGAGCGGGTGGGCCGCTCGGAGGTGGAGAGTGCACCAGGCCTCACTGCTAAGAAGCTGTTGCTCCTGCAGTCACAGCTGGAACAGCTGCAAGAGGAGAACTTCAG GCTGGAGAGCAGCCGCGAAGATGAGCGGCTGCGCTGCATGGAGCTGGAGCGGGAGGTCACTGAGCTGCAGCAGCGGAACCAAGCCCTGAGCAGCCTATCCCAGGAGGCACAAGCGCTGAAGGACGAGATGGACGAGCTTCG GCAGTCCTCCGAACGCGCAAGGCAGCTGGAGGCCACTTTGCAGAGCTGCCGACGCCGCCTGGGTGAGCTGCGGGAGCTCAGACGGCAGGTGCGGCAGCTGGAGGAGCGCAACGCGGGCCACGCGGAACGCACGCGGCAGCTGGAAGAGGAGCTGCGCCGTGCGGGATCCCTGCGTGCCCAGCTCGAGACCCAGCGCAGGCAG GTGCAGGAGTTGCAGAGCCAGTGGCACGAAGAGGCCATGAAGGCCGAGAAATGGTTGTTTGAATGCCGGAACCTAGAGGAAAAGTGTGACTTGGTGACAAAGGAGAAGGAG CGGTTATTGGCTGAGAGGGACTCCCTGAGGGAGGCCAATGAGGAGCTCCGCTGTGCCCAGCTGCAGCCGAGGGGATTGACTCAGGCTG aCCTCTCGCTGGATCCTACCCCTTCTGGCCTTGAAAACTTAGCCGCAGAGATCCTACCTGCAGAGCTCAG GGAGACGCTCCTGCGGCTTCAGCTGGAGAACAAGCGACTGTGCCAGCAGGAGGCCGCGGAccgggagagacaggaggagctgcAGCGCCACCTGGAGGAGGCCAACCGTGCACGCCATGGGCTGGAGACGCAGCACCG GCTGAACCAGCAGCAGCTGTCTGAGCTGAGGGCCCAGGTGGAAGATCTACAGAAAGCCTTGCAGGAGCAGGGGGCCAAGGCAGAGGAC cccaccctgctgaagaggaagctggaggatcaTCT GCAGAAGCTGCATGAGGCCGATCTGGAGCTGCAGAGGAAGCGCGAATACATCGAGGAGTTGGAGCCTCCCACCGACAGCAGTA CGGCGCGTCGGATTGAGGAGCTGCAGGACAGCCTGCAGAAGAAGGATGCAGACTTGcaggccatggaggaacgctaCCGCCGCTATGTGGATAAGGCACGCTCG GTCATTCAGACCCTGGAACCCAAGCAGCAGGCACCCCCTGGGGTGTCCCAGGAACTCCACACCCTGAGGACACAGCTCTGGGAGCGAAATATGAGAATCCGGCACCTGGAG ATGGACTATGAGAAGAGTCGGAGTCAGCGGGAGCAGGAGGAAAAGCTGCTCATCAGTGCCTGGTACAGCATG GGCATGGCCTTGGAGCAACGGGCTGGGGACGAGCAGGGTCCTGCCCACGCCCAGTCCTTCCTGGCGCAGCAAAGACTGGCCACCAATGCACGCCGAGGACCCCTGGGACGCCTGGCTTCTCTGAGCCTTCGTCCCACTGACAAGCACTGA
- the Hook2 gene encoding protein Hook homolog 2 isoform X4 has product MRVSAHLVADVPSSTSLCQPPGPEQRTRHSPCAESDRPLLVQRRMAPGHHRGPKSQLEIEEYIQRIMTLEESVQHVVMEAIQELMTKDTPDSLSPETYGNFDTQSRRYYFLSEEVEEGDELQQHYLDLERQLVLLSEEKQNLAQENAALRERVGRSEVESAPGLTAKKLLLLQSQLEQLQEENFRLESSREDERLRCMELEREVTELQQRNQALSSLSQEAQALKDEMDELRQSSERARQLEATLQSCRRRLGELRELRRQVRQLEERNAGHAERTRQLEEELRRAGSLRAQLETQRRQVQELQSQWHEEAMKAEKWLFECRNLEEKCDLVTKEKERLLAERDSLREANEELRCAQLQPRGLTQADLSLDPTPSGLENLAAEILPAELRETLLRLQLENKRLCQQEAADRERQEELQRHLEEANRARHGLETQHRLNQQQLSELRAQVEDLQKALQEQGAKAEDPTLLKRKLEDHLQKLHEADLELQRKREYIEELEPPTDSSTARRIEELQDSLQKKDADLQAMEERYRRYVDKARSVIQTLEPKQQAPPGVSQELHTLRTQLWERNMRIRHLEMDYEKSRSQREQEEKLLISAWYSMGMALEQRAGDEQGPAHAQSFLAQQRLATNARRGPLGRLASLSLRPTDKH; this is encoded by the exons ATGCGGGTCTCTGCTCACCTGG TTGCAGACGTTCCAAGTTCCACCTCCCTGTGCCAGCCCCCAGGACCTGAGCAGCGGACTCGCCATAGCCCATGTGCTGAATCAGAT AGACCCCTCCTGGTTCAACGACGCATGGCTCCAGGGCatcacagaggacccaagtcccaGCTGGAGATCGAAG AATATATCCAGAGAATTATGACACTGGAGGAATCTGTTCAACATGTAGTGATGGAAGCCATCCAGGAG CTCATGACAAAAGACACTCCTGATTCCCTGTCGCCGGAGACTTATGGGAACTTTGATACACAG TCCCGAAGATACTATTTCCTGagtgaggaggtggaggagggtgaTGAACTTCAGCAACACTACCTGGATCTGGAACGGCAG CTTGTGCTCCTTTCGGAGGAGAAGCAGAATCTGGCACAAGAGAATGCTGCCCTACGGGAGCGGGTGGGCCGCTCGGAGGTGGAGAGTGCACCAGGCCTCACTGCTAAGAAGCTGTTGCTCCTGCAGTCACAGCTGGAACAGCTGCAAGAGGAGAACTTCAG GCTGGAGAGCAGCCGCGAAGATGAGCGGCTGCGCTGCATGGAGCTGGAGCGGGAGGTCACTGAGCTGCAGCAGCGGAACCAAGCCCTGAGCAGCCTATCCCAGGAGGCACAAGCGCTGAAGGACGAGATGGACGAGCTTCG GCAGTCCTCCGAACGCGCAAGGCAGCTGGAGGCCACTTTGCAGAGCTGCCGACGCCGCCTGGGTGAGCTGCGGGAGCTCAGACGGCAGGTGCGGCAGCTGGAGGAGCGCAACGCGGGCCACGCGGAACGCACGCGGCAGCTGGAAGAGGAGCTGCGCCGTGCGGGATCCCTGCGTGCCCAGCTCGAGACCCAGCGCAGGCAG GTGCAGGAGTTGCAGAGCCAGTGGCACGAAGAGGCCATGAAGGCCGAGAAATGGTTGTTTGAATGCCGGAACCTAGAGGAAAAGTGTGACTTGGTGACAAAGGAGAAGGAG CGGTTATTGGCTGAGAGGGACTCCCTGAGGGAGGCCAATGAGGAGCTCCGCTGTGCCCAGCTGCAGCCGAGGGGATTGACTCAGGCTG aCCTCTCGCTGGATCCTACCCCTTCTGGCCTTGAAAACTTAGCCGCAGAGATCCTACCTGCAGAGCTCAG GGAGACGCTCCTGCGGCTTCAGCTGGAGAACAAGCGACTGTGCCAGCAGGAGGCCGCGGAccgggagagacaggaggagctgcAGCGCCACCTGGAGGAGGCCAACCGTGCACGCCATGGGCTGGAGACGCAGCACCG GCTGAACCAGCAGCAGCTGTCTGAGCTGAGGGCCCAGGTGGAAGATCTACAGAAAGCCTTGCAGGAGCAGGGGGCCAAGGCAGAGGAC cccaccctgctgaagaggaagctggaggatcaTCT GCAGAAGCTGCATGAGGCCGATCTGGAGCTGCAGAGGAAGCGCGAATACATCGAGGAGTTGGAGCCTCCCACCGACAGCAGTA CGGCGCGTCGGATTGAGGAGCTGCAGGACAGCCTGCAGAAGAAGGATGCAGACTTGcaggccatggaggaacgctaCCGCCGCTATGTGGATAAGGCACGCTCG GTCATTCAGACCCTGGAACCCAAGCAGCAGGCACCCCCTGGGGTGTCCCAGGAACTCCACACCCTGAGGACACAGCTCTGGGAGCGAAATATGAGAATCCGGCACCTGGAG ATGGACTATGAGAAGAGTCGGAGTCAGCGGGAGCAGGAGGAAAAGCTGCTCATCAGTGCCTGGTACAGCATG GGCATGGCCTTGGAGCAACGGGCTGGGGACGAGCAGGGTCCTGCCCACGCCCAGTCCTTCCTGGCGCAGCAAAGACTGGCCACCAATGCACGCCGAGGACCCCTGGGACGCCTGGCTTCTCTGAGCCTTCGTCCCACTGACAAGCACTGA